The nucleotide sequence TTCAGAGGCCTGATTCTTTTTGTAGGCGTCATAAGCATAGCCAGAAGCTGCGCCAACTGCAGCGCCACCGACTGCACCCCAGATTGGGTTGCCGTGGAAAATTGCTGCGCCAACGCCACCAGCAACTGCACCAATTGAAGCGCCAGATAAAGTGCGTTGTTCTGTATTGCTCATATTTGAGCAACCAGCAATTGCGATGGTAGCTGCTGTGATTGCAATAATTTTTTTCATGATCGTATTCCGTTTAGGTAATAAGGTGATTGATGTAGGGATTACTTTTTGGCGCAAGGAAAGCGCATAGACAGGAAGCTGATGAATGTGCCTGCAGCAGGATCATTAGCTAACATCGGAGCTGTCTGTGAAATGAACTGAACATAATCCGCAATCACTTCATCGCGCTTTGGTGCTGGTTGTTTAACGCAAATTGTGTTCTTTGCGCGTTGTGGATGACGAGTAGCTAAATAAGTGTCGTAAATTGCAGTCGTATAGCCAATGCAGTAGCTACGAGAATCTGGACTTGCTGGTAATTTGCAGTAGTTAACCAATTCCTGTGCGCTCAACACTGGAATCTTTTGGTCTGCGTTTGCATTAAAAGTAAACGCAGTAGCGCAAATAGCTGAAGCGGCTGCTAGGGTAAATGAGAGTTTTTTCATGGCTTTTCCTCTATAAGATGTGGTTAAAATCTTATCACGAGTAGGGTTGGGCGCCGCAGCAAAACGGGTGCTCTTGTCTATTGCTTCTCATTGGATCTAACAGGGATAGTATGAAATCTTCTAAAAAACAGTTTGCCCCGCGTTTGTTAGCTTCACTGCTTTCGATTGCGGTAATGGCGCCAATGTCGCCGACTTATGTCTTCGCGCAACCCGCTAGTAGTCAAAGTAACGCGCCCCTTTCACAGCAGCAATTGAGTGCCTTGGTTGCCCCAATTGCCTTGTACCCAGATCCTTTGGTATCGCAAATATTGATGGCTTCAACCTATCCCCTAGAGGTTGGTGAGGCTGCTACTTGGCAAAAGCAAAATTCTCGCCTAACAGGGCCAGCCTTGGATAGCGCTTTGCAATCGCAGTCATGGGATCCTAGTGTTAAATCTTTAGTGAGCTTTCCACAAGCCTTACAAATGATGGGCGCTGATTTGAGCTGGACTCAAAAGTTGGGTGATGCTGTTCTGGCACAGCAGTCTGATGTGATGACTGCTATTCAAGCAATGCGCGCTAAGGCAAAGCAAGCTGGTAATTTAAGCTCTACACCGCAACAAACGGT is from Polynucleobacter sp. MWH-UH23A and encodes:
- a CDS encoding glycine zipper domain-containing protein encodes the protein MKKIIAITAATIAIAGCSNMSNTEQRTLSGASIGAVAGGVGAAIFHGNPIWGAVGGAAVGAASGYAYDAYKKNQASEYNAGYKAGKSSNGN
- a CDS encoding Rap1a/Tai family immunity protein gives rise to the protein MKKLSFTLAAASAICATAFTFNANADQKIPVLSAQELVNYCKLPASPDSRSYCIGYTTAIYDTYLATRHPQRAKNTICVKQPAPKRDEVIADYVQFISQTAPMLANDPAAGTFISFLSMRFPCAKK